The Carassius carassius chromosome 16, fCarCar2.1, whole genome shotgun sequence genome window below encodes:
- the LOC132159207 gene encoding C-type natriuretic peptide 4-like: protein MILISHLVACGLILTLLSVSTETKPLTLEEQRSLRMLLGEELSELLGSAESRRRMEDRVRLLRDLRLDTRAKGPWARIMNDQPGSRRLKAGSKKGGSTARSGCFGHKMDRIGTMSGMGCQPSPSANNLS from the exons ATGATCCTCATCTCGCATTTGGTGGCTTGTGGACTTATTCTGACTCTCCTGTCGGTCAGCACCGAGACAAAACCACTCACGCTGGAGGAACAGAGG TCCCTGCGGATGCTGTTGGGCGAGGAGCTGTCTGAGCTGCTGGGGTCCGCTGAGAGTCGCAGGAGGATGGAGGACAGGGTCCGTCTGCTGAGGGACCTGCGCCTGGACACTCGGGCCAAGGGCCCCTGGGCCAGGATCATGAACGATCAGCCCGGTTCACGCAGACTCAAAGCTGGATCTAAGAAGGGAGGATCCACGGCCAGGAGCGGCTGCTTCGGACACAAGATGGACAGGATAGGAACCATGAGCGGGATGGGCTGCCAGCCGTCTCCGTCCGCAAACAATCTCTCATG A
- the ncl gene encoding nucleolin → MVKLAKAAKKQAPPKKKAPPPPKEVEEESSDEEEEVRNPSAKAVTKKAAAPAKKVKNGKAAAKQESDDEESEEEAPPPKKATPAKAAALAKKAAPAEESDDDEEDDEDDESEEELPPPKKATPAKATKKAAPAAKAPAAEEDDDEEDDDEEEEMDTTPAPKKAGMVKAKEDSEEEEDDDDEEDDDDEEEETPVTPAKRKAQTKKEKGTPPTKKAKTDGEGFSLFLGNLNNNKDFDEIKSAITKFFSKEGLEIQEVRLGGTKKFGYVDFASEEDLQKALGLNGKILLGQPVKLDKAKSKENSQENKKERDSRTLFVKNLPYSVTQEELKEIFDQAVDIRMPMGNSGSSRGIAYLEFKSEAIAEKAMEEAQGTDVQGRSIIIDFTGEKSQKGGKPAAVANKVLVVNNLAFTANEDALQSVFEKAVSIRIPQSNNRPKGYAFLEFENVEDAKEALENCNNTEIEGRNIRLEFSQNERERGSGGGRGGSGPTKTLFVKGLSEDTTDQSLKESFDGAVNARIVMDRDTGSSKGFGFVDFDSEEDCKAAKEAMDDGEIDGNRVTLDYAKPKGEGGRGGGRGGFGGRGGGRGGFGGRGGGRGGGFRGGRGGRGGGFRGGRGGGRGGFGDRPQGKKMKFD, encoded by the exons ATGGTTAAGCTTGCCAAG GCGGCTAAGAAACAAGCGCCTCCAAAGAAAAAGGCACCTCCACCTCCCAAGGAAGTGGAAGAAGAATCCAGCGATGAGGAAGAAGAGGTGAGGAATCCAT CAGCTAAAGCCGTAACGAAGAAAGCAGCAGCTCCGGCTAAGAAAGTGAAGAACGGGAAAGCTGCTGCCAAACAGGAGAGCGACGATGAAGAATCTG AAGAGGAAGCTCCTCCCCCAAAGAAGGCCACGCCTGCTAAAGCTGCAGCTCTTGCCAAGAAAGCAGCGCCTGCTGAGGAGTCCGATGACGACGAGGAGGATGATGAAG ATGATGAATCTGAGGAAGAGCTGCCTCCACCCAAGAAGGCGACTCCGGCCAAAGCCACAAAGAAAGCAGCTCCTGCAGCCAAAGCACCTGCTgcggaggaggatgatgatgaggaagatgatgatg AAGAAGAGGAAATGGACACGACTCCAGCCCCCAAAAAGGCAGGAATGGTGAAAGCAAAGGAGGACTctgaagaggaggaagatgatgatgatgaggaggatgatgatgatgaggaagaaG AAACCCCGGTCACTCCAGCGAAAAGGAAAGCTCAGACCAAAAAAGAGAAGGGAACGCCGCCGACAAAGAAAGCTAAAACTGATGGTGAAG GTTTCAGTCTCTTCTTGGGCAACTTGAACAACAATAAAGACTTTGATGAAATCAAGTCTGCAATCACAAAGTTCTTCTCAAAGGAAGGCCTTGAAATTCAGGAAGTCCGTCTTGGCGGGACCAA GAAATTTGGCTACGTTGACTTCGCGTCAGAGGAAGACCTGCAGAAGGCTTTGGGACTCAACGGCAAGATTCTGTTGGGCCAACCGGTGAAACTCGACAAAGCCAAAAGCAAGGAAAACTCCCAGGAAAACAAAAAAG AGAGAGATTCACGCACTTTGTTCGTAAAGAACCTGCCGTACTCCGTAACGCAGGAGGAACTGAAGGAAATCTTTGACCAGGCTGTTGATATCAGGATGCCGATGGGCAACAGCGGTTCGAGCAGAGG AATTGCCTACCTTGAGTTCAAGTCTGAGGCAATCGCAGAGAAAGCAATGGAGGAGGCACAAGGGACCGATGTTCAGGGCCGTTCTATCATCATAGACTTCACCGGAGAAAAGAGTCAGAAGGGCGGCAAAC ctGCTGCTGTTGCAAACAAAGTACTGGTGGTAAACAACCTAGCGTTCACTGCGAATGAAGACGCCCTCCAGAGTGTGTTTGAGAAGGCCGTGTCCATCAGAATACCACAGAGCAACAACAGACCGAAGGG ATATGCGTTTTTAGAGTTTGAGAACGTGGAGGATGCCAAGGAGGCGCTGGAGAACTGCAACAACACAGAAATCGAGGGAAGAAATATCAGATTAGAGTTCAGTCAGAacgaaagagagagaggcagtggaggaggaagaggaggctcTG GACCTACAAAAACCCTTTTTGTCAAAGGCCTGTCAGAAGACACCACAGACCAGTCTCTGAAAGAGTCGTTTGATGGAGCGGTCAATGCCAGAATCGTCATGGACCGAGACACCGGGTCATCTAAAGG GTTTGGTTTCGTAGACTTCGATAGCGAAGAAGACTGCAAGGCGGCCAAAGAGGCCATGGATGACGGCGAGATCGACGGGAACCGAGTCACTCTGGACTACGCCAAGCCTAAGGGCGAGGGCGGCCGAGGGGGCGGCAGAGGAGGTTTCGGAGGACGTGGCGGTGGACGAGGTGGTTTCGGAGGCCGAGGGGGCGGCAGGGGCGGTGGCTTCAGGGGAGGACGAGGAGGAAGAGGCGGCGGCTTCAGAGGAGGAAGAGGCG GTGGACGCGGTGGATTCGGCGACAGACCACAAGGGAAGAAGATGAAGTTTGATTAA
- the b3gnt7 gene encoding UDP-GlcNAc:betaGal beta-1,3-N-acetylglucosaminyltransferase 7 isoform X2, producing MMTARERWRVFKRISIMFFLAAVTLTVFHRGDFQDFQSDRIERQVRMELMAKGDKKDLISINFWKSVQRVEATTEGARLTQKQIPTTWDVSSSNCIVNLNFSSLEWFTGLEDNFKQFLLYRHCRYFPILMNHPEKCAGDVDMLMVIKSVITQYDRREVIRQTWGKEQVINGKRIKTLFLLGTSSNEEERANHQKLLEYEDYIYGDILQWDFMDSFFNLTLKEIHFLKWFSIYCGNTRYIFKGDDDVFVSVPNILEYLEDSKDLKDLFVGDVLFKAKPIRKKQNKYYIPQALYNKTLYPPYAGGGGFLMDGPLARKLYGACETLELYPIDDVFLGMCLEVLQVTPIRHNAFKTFGLVKNKTSRLNREPCFFKSMLVVHKLLPPDLIDMWKLVNSDLICSQRMDFL from the exons AT GATGACCGCCAGAGAACGATGGCGAGTTTTCAAGCGCATCAGCATCATGTTCTTCCTGGCTGCAGTCACGCTTACTGTTTTCCACAGAGGAGACTTCCAAGACTTCCAGAGCGACAGGATCGAGAGACAGGTGCGGATGGAGCTCATGGCGAAAGGCGACAAAAAAGACTTGATTAGCATAAACTTCTGGAAGAGCGTTCAAAGAGTGGAGGCTACCACAGAAGGAGCGAGGTTGACCCAAAAGCAAATCCCCACGACATGGGACGTCTCCAGCTCCAACTGCATCGTCAACCTCAACTTCTCTTCCTTGGAGTGGTTCACGGGTCTGGAAGACAACTTCAAGCAATTCCTGCTTTACAGGCACTGCAGGTACTTTCCCATCCTCATGAATCACCCAGAGAAGTGCGCCGGAGACGTAGACATGCTGATGGTCATCAAGTCGGTAATAACACAGTATGATCGACGGGAGGTCATCCGGCAAACTTGGGGTAAAGAACAAGTGATCAACGGGAAAAGAATCAAGACGCTTTTCCTTCTCGGAACGTCTTCCAACGAGGAAGAAAGGGCGAACCATCAGAAGCTTCTGGAATATGAGGATTACATCTACGGAGACATCCTGCAATGGGACTTCATGGACAGCTTCTTCAACCTGACCCTCAAGGAGATCCACTTCCTCAAATGGTTCTCCATCTACTGCGGAAACACCCGCTACATCTTCAAAGGCGACGACGACGTGTTCGTCAGCGTTCCCAACATCTTGGAGTATCTGGAAGACAGCAAAGACTTGAAGGACCTCTTCGTCGGCGACGTTCTCTTCAAAGCCAAACCCATTCGCAAAAAGCAGAACAAGTATTACATCCCGCAAGCCTTGTATAATAAGACGCTCTACCCGCCGTACGCCGGCGGAGGCGGTTTCCTGATGGACGGACCTCTGGCTCGGAAACTCTACGGGGCTTGCGAAACTCTGGAACTCTATCCCATCGACGATGTATTTCTTGGGATGTGTCTGGAGGTGCTTCAGGTGACCCCAATAAGGCACAACGCTTTCAAAACCTTTGGGTTGGTGAAGAATAAGACCAGTCGACTCAACAGGGAGCCGTGCTTCTTTAAGAGCATGCTAGTGGTGCATAAACTGCTCCCGCCGGATTTGATAGACATGTGGAAACTGGTCAACAGTGACTTGATCTGTTCGCAGAGAATGGACTTCTTGTAG
- the b3gnt7 gene encoding UDP-GlcNAc:betaGal beta-1,3-N-acetylglucosaminyltransferase 7 isoform X1, with protein sequence MYHEMTQVFGSEMTARERWRVFKRISIMFFLAAVTLTVFHRGDFQDFQSDRIERQVRMELMAKGDKKDLISINFWKSVQRVEATTEGARLTQKQIPTTWDVSSSNCIVNLNFSSLEWFTGLEDNFKQFLLYRHCRYFPILMNHPEKCAGDVDMLMVIKSVITQYDRREVIRQTWGKEQVINGKRIKTLFLLGTSSNEEERANHQKLLEYEDYIYGDILQWDFMDSFFNLTLKEIHFLKWFSIYCGNTRYIFKGDDDVFVSVPNILEYLEDSKDLKDLFVGDVLFKAKPIRKKQNKYYIPQALYNKTLYPPYAGGGGFLMDGPLARKLYGACETLELYPIDDVFLGMCLEVLQVTPIRHNAFKTFGLVKNKTSRLNREPCFFKSMLVVHKLLPPDLIDMWKLVNSDLICSQRMDFL encoded by the exons ATGTACCATGAAATGACGCAAGTCTTTGGATCCGA GATGACCGCCAGAGAACGATGGCGAGTTTTCAAGCGCATCAGCATCATGTTCTTCCTGGCTGCAGTCACGCTTACTGTTTTCCACAGAGGAGACTTCCAAGACTTCCAGAGCGACAGGATCGAGAGACAGGTGCGGATGGAGCTCATGGCGAAAGGCGACAAAAAAGACTTGATTAGCATAAACTTCTGGAAGAGCGTTCAAAGAGTGGAGGCTACCACAGAAGGAGCGAGGTTGACCCAAAAGCAAATCCCCACGACATGGGACGTCTCCAGCTCCAACTGCATCGTCAACCTCAACTTCTCTTCCTTGGAGTGGTTCACGGGTCTGGAAGACAACTTCAAGCAATTCCTGCTTTACAGGCACTGCAGGTACTTTCCCATCCTCATGAATCACCCAGAGAAGTGCGCCGGAGACGTAGACATGCTGATGGTCATCAAGTCGGTAATAACACAGTATGATCGACGGGAGGTCATCCGGCAAACTTGGGGTAAAGAACAAGTGATCAACGGGAAAAGAATCAAGACGCTTTTCCTTCTCGGAACGTCTTCCAACGAGGAAGAAAGGGCGAACCATCAGAAGCTTCTGGAATATGAGGATTACATCTACGGAGACATCCTGCAATGGGACTTCATGGACAGCTTCTTCAACCTGACCCTCAAGGAGATCCACTTCCTCAAATGGTTCTCCATCTACTGCGGAAACACCCGCTACATCTTCAAAGGCGACGACGACGTGTTCGTCAGCGTTCCCAACATCTTGGAGTATCTGGAAGACAGCAAAGACTTGAAGGACCTCTTCGTCGGCGACGTTCTCTTCAAAGCCAAACCCATTCGCAAAAAGCAGAACAAGTATTACATCCCGCAAGCCTTGTATAATAAGACGCTCTACCCGCCGTACGCCGGCGGAGGCGGTTTCCTGATGGACGGACCTCTGGCTCGGAAACTCTACGGGGCTTGCGAAACTCTGGAACTCTATCCCATCGACGATGTATTTCTTGGGATGTGTCTGGAGGTGCTTCAGGTGACCCCAATAAGGCACAACGCTTTCAAAACCTTTGGGTTGGTGAAGAATAAGACCAGTCGACTCAACAGGGAGCCGTGCTTCTTTAAGAGCATGCTAGTGGTGCATAAACTGCTCCCGCCGGATTTGATAGACATGTGGAAACTGGTCAACAGTGACTTGATCTGTTCGCAGAGAATGGACTTCTTGTAG